A single region of the Streptomyces sp. AM 4-1-1 genome encodes:
- a CDS encoding DUF742 domain-containing protein, which yields MTPPPASPDPYGALHHASYDGEGDQPLVRPYAMTGGRTRPRYQLAIEALVSTTADPAHLSTLLPEHQRICHLCREVKSVAEVSALLSMPLGVARILVADLAEAGMVAIHQPGNGEAGGAPDVTLLERVLSGLRKL from the coding sequence ATGACCCCGCCACCCGCCTCACCCGATCCGTACGGCGCTCTGCATCACGCGTCGTACGACGGTGAAGGCGACCAGCCGCTGGTCCGTCCCTACGCCATGACCGGCGGCCGGACCCGGCCGCGTTACCAGCTCGCGATCGAGGCCCTGGTCAGCACCACCGCCGACCCGGCGCATCTGAGCACCCTGCTCCCCGAACACCAGCGGATCTGCCACCTCTGCCGCGAGGTCAAGTCGGTGGCGGAGGTGTCGGCCCTGCTGTCGATGCCGCTCGGCGTGGCGCGCATCCTCGTCGCCGACCTGGCGGAAGCCGGAATGGTGGCCATCCACCAGCCGGGCAACGGAGAGGCCGGCGGCGCGCCGGATGTGACACTGCTCGAAAGGGTGCTCAGTGGACTTCGCAAGCTCTAG
- a CDS encoding acyl-CoA carboxylase subunit epsilon: protein MSITSAESVLRVEKGHADPEELAAITAVLLARAAARPAAATVRRGSDTAGWRRLERTPGFRAPHSWQG from the coding sequence ATGAGCATCACTTCCGCCGAGTCAGTGCTGCGCGTCGAGAAGGGGCACGCCGACCCCGAGGAGCTGGCTGCCATCACCGCCGTCCTGCTCGCCCGCGCCGCCGCCCGGCCCGCCGCCGCCACCGTCCGCCGGGGCAGCGACACCGCCGGCTGGCGCCGCCTGGAACGCACCCCCGGCTTCCGCGCCCCGCACAGCTGGCAGGGCTGA
- a CDS encoding ATP/GTP-binding protein, with protein MDFASSSGGAARSTTSAKIVVAGGFGVGKTTFVGAVSEINPLRTEAVMTSASAGIDDLTHTGDKTTTTVAMDFGRITLDQDLILYLFGTPGQDRFWFMWDDLVRGAIGAVVLVDTRRLADCFPAVDYFENSGLPFVIALNGFDGHQPYTPDEVREALQIGPDTPILTTDARHRADAKSALITLVEHALMARLR; from the coding sequence GTGGACTTCGCAAGCTCTAGCGGCGGAGCAGCACGCTCCACTACCTCCGCGAAGATCGTGGTGGCAGGGGGCTTCGGCGTGGGTAAGACCACGTTCGTCGGTGCCGTTTCGGAGATCAATCCGCTGCGCACCGAAGCCGTGATGACGTCCGCGTCCGCGGGCATCGACGACCTGACGCACACCGGGGACAAGACCACCACCACGGTGGCCATGGACTTCGGCCGCATCACCCTGGACCAGGACCTGATCCTGTACCTCTTCGGCACCCCCGGCCAGGACCGCTTCTGGTTCATGTGGGACGACCTCGTCCGCGGCGCCATCGGCGCCGTCGTCCTCGTCGACACCCGCCGCCTCGCCGACTGCTTCCCCGCCGTCGACTACTTCGAGAACAGCGGACTCCCCTTCGTCATCGCCCTCAACGGCTTCGACGGACACCAGCCCTACACCCCCGACGAAGTACGCGAAGCACTCCAGATCGGCCCCGACACCCCGATTCTCACCACGGACGCCCGCCATCGCGCGGACGCCAAGAGCGCGCTCATCACGCTGGTCGAGCACGCCCTGATGGCACGACTGCGGTAG
- a CDS encoding YceI family protein, with amino-acid sequence MALFNRKHADDTRSATTATVPVDPALAALTGEYTIDPSHSRIGFSVRHAMVTNVRGSFGDFEGSLTLDGSAPENSAAAIDVRIAGVDTGIGDRDGHLRSADFFDADRFPLMRFRSTRAEQLGGDTYRVTGDLTIKDVTRPLSIDLEFNGSATDVYGSERVGFEGGAEILRSDWDLTWNAALEAGGVMVSDKVRLTFDISAVKVAAPQG; translated from the coding sequence ATGGCTCTGTTCAACCGCAAGCACGCCGACGACACCCGGTCCGCCACCACCGCCACGGTTCCCGTGGACCCGGCGCTGGCCGCCCTCACCGGGGAGTACACGATCGACCCGTCGCACAGCCGCATCGGCTTCTCCGTGCGGCACGCCATGGTCACCAACGTCCGGGGCTCCTTCGGTGACTTCGAGGGTTCCCTGACCCTGGACGGCTCCGCCCCGGAGAACTCGGCCGCGGCCATCGACGTCAGGATCGCCGGCGTCGACACCGGCATCGGCGACCGCGACGGGCACCTGCGCAGCGCCGACTTCTTCGACGCGGACCGGTTCCCGCTGATGAGGTTCCGCTCCACCCGCGCCGAACAGCTCGGCGGCGACACCTACCGCGTCACCGGCGACCTCACGATCAAGGACGTCACCCGCCCGCTCTCCATCGACCTGGAGTTCAACGGCTCCGCGACCGACGTCTACGGCAGCGAGCGCGTGGGCTTCGAGGGCGGCGCCGAGATCCTGCGCTCCGACTGGGACCTGACCTGGAACGCCGCGCTGGAGGCCGGAGGCGTGATGGTCAGCGACAAGGTCCGGCTGACCTTCGACATCTCCGCGGTCAAGGTCGCCGCGCCGCAGGGCTGA
- the cimA gene encoding citramalate synthase: MTTKAKASDDSFHVFDTTLRDGAQREGINLTVADKLTIARHLDNFGVGFIEGGWPGANPRDTEFFARAQQEIEFRNAQLVAFGATRRAGAKAAEDPQVRALLESGAPVVTLVAKAHDRHVELALRTTLEENLEMVRDTVSHLCERGRRVFVDCEHFFDGYRANPEYAKSVVRAASEAGADVVILCDTNGGMLPAQVQAVVSTVLADTGARLGIHAQDDTGCAVANTLAAVDAGATHVQCTANGYGERVGNANLFPVVAALELKYGRTVLPEGALADMTRVSHAIAEVVNLSPSTHQPYVGVSAFAHKAGLHASAIKVDPDLYQHIDPALVGNSMRMLVSDMAGRASIELKGKELGIDLGDDRELVGRVVERVKERELKGYTYEAADASFELLLRAEVDGQARRHFRTESWRAIVEDRPDGTHANEATVKLWAKGERIVATAEGNGPVNALDRALRVALERIYPQLAKLELVDYKVRILEGRTGTDSTTRVLITTGDGAGEWATVGVAENIIAASWQALEDAYTYGLLRAGVEPTE; the protein is encoded by the coding sequence ATGACCACCAAGGCCAAGGCCAGCGACGACAGTTTCCATGTCTTCGACACCACACTGCGCGACGGGGCCCAGCGTGAAGGCATCAACCTGACGGTCGCGGACAAGCTCACCATTGCCCGGCACCTGGACAACTTCGGCGTCGGATTCATCGAGGGCGGCTGGCCGGGGGCCAACCCCCGCGACACCGAGTTCTTCGCCCGCGCCCAGCAGGAGATCGAATTCCGCAACGCCCAGCTCGTCGCCTTCGGCGCGACCCGCAGGGCCGGCGCCAAGGCCGCCGAGGACCCGCAGGTGAGAGCCCTGCTCGAATCGGGCGCCCCGGTCGTCACCCTGGTGGCGAAGGCCCATGACCGCCATGTGGAACTGGCCCTGCGCACCACGCTCGAAGAGAACCTGGAGATGGTCCGCGACACCGTCTCCCACCTCTGCGAGCGTGGCCGCCGGGTCTTCGTCGACTGCGAGCACTTCTTCGACGGCTACCGCGCCAACCCGGAGTACGCCAAGTCCGTGGTCCGCGCCGCGTCCGAGGCGGGCGCCGACGTCGTCATCCTCTGCGACACCAACGGCGGGATGCTGCCCGCCCAGGTCCAGGCCGTCGTCTCCACCGTCCTCGCCGACACCGGAGCCCGGCTCGGCATCCACGCCCAGGACGACACCGGCTGCGCCGTCGCCAACACCCTGGCCGCCGTCGACGCGGGCGCCACCCACGTCCAGTGCACCGCCAACGGCTACGGCGAGCGGGTCGGCAACGCCAACCTGTTCCCGGTGGTCGCCGCGCTGGAGCTCAAGTACGGCAGGACCGTCCTGCCCGAGGGCGCGCTCGCCGACATGACCCGCGTCTCGCACGCCATCGCCGAGGTCGTCAATCTCAGCCCCTCCACCCACCAGCCCTACGTCGGGGTCTCCGCGTTCGCCCACAAGGCCGGGCTCCACGCCTCCGCGATCAAGGTCGACCCGGACCTGTACCAGCACATCGACCCCGCGCTGGTCGGCAACTCCATGCGGATGCTCGTCTCGGACATGGCGGGCCGCGCCTCGATCGAGCTCAAGGGCAAGGAACTCGGCATCGACCTCGGTGACGACCGCGAGCTGGTCGGACGGGTCGTCGAACGGGTCAAGGAGCGCGAACTCAAGGGCTACACGTACGAGGCCGCCGACGCCTCCTTCGAACTGCTGCTGCGCGCCGAGGTCGACGGGCAGGCGCGGCGCCACTTCCGTACCGAGTCCTGGCGGGCCATCGTCGAGGACCGGCCCGACGGCACGCACGCCAACGAGGCGACCGTGAAGCTGTGGGCCAAGGGCGAGCGGATCGTCGCGACCGCCGAGGGCAACGGTCCGGTCAACGCGCTGGACCGCGCGCTGCGTGTCGCGCTGGAGCGGATCTACCCGCAGCTCGCCAAGCTGGAACTGGTCGACTACAAGGTGCGCATCCTGGAGGGCCGCACCGGTACCGACTCCACCACCCGGGTCCTGATCACCACGGGTGACGGCGCGGGGGAGTGGGCGACCGTCGGGGTCGCGGAGAACATCATCGCGGCGTCCTGGCAGGCGCTGGAGGACGCGTACACCTACGGCCTGCTGCGGGCCGGGGTCGAGCCGACGGAGTAG
- a CDS encoding nitrate- and nitrite sensing domain-containing protein, with the protein MRRRNEGPAAQLERGNFTPPPRAVASPGAPADGGPPVGGNGGSRLSPRNWRVPTRLNAILLIPVMVGLVMGGFQVKGSIDTWREAQDAERTALIVRAASEYGQALLNERDLSAQPLLANERDDEGVAQVRATTDAAAAKFDRAVRSLPGNQGLERRLKLFRQEEPTLPDLRKTAFAKAMDPVRTEEGYTKVQHSLMEFSNELGFGTGNVSSYGRTVYAIELAKAAESLQRAIGMHLLVRPSADRATFDAQVRTFSSYNYMETIALAEFVSGGTEADADRLKQVMAAKAVESEKKLRTVKEQAEAAGQPFVAPPVVNGSAYDGMAEEIGLGRTRAQLKAKGITPEMWMAASTAKFEGYSTVEAELVDRAVTEAADISAGARNDAFINGAAVVVALLAAFVLAGLMARQMSRSMRRLRTAAFDVAEQRLPSLVDQLSRTDPGRVDTRVRPIPIDSHDEIGEVARAFDQVHREAVRLAAEQAMLRGNVNAIFTNLSRRNQSLIEGQLTLITDLENREADPDQLATLFRLDHLATRMRRNGENLLVLAGEEPGRRWNQPVPLVDVLRAAASEVEQYERIELSGVPETEIHGQSVTDLVHLLAELLENATMFSSPQTKVRVNATRLPDSRVMIEIHDKGIGLTAEDFADINHKLANPPTVDAAVSQRMGLFVVGRLAGRHDIRVQLRPSGEQAGTTSLVMLPDAITHGGGGEPAEGQDDFTVSSIIPEQQSFEPEPQRADARTAADLGFDDSRYERPPTDPVGRSLLREERRAALGTPSGEPGPAAEAYPPRQAPYDGLQPPYGAQPAYDGSEAGYDGPAQPYEQPYEQQQAAYAPQEPYQQQTPYPSEYGAYPPATGPVEPDVHPGQGAYGQPAGHDPLGGHPEAAYGVADGVLPQYGEEFGQRTDRSPLAAWPEQAGYQGGYEPLTRTEAESAPTEPAEAPERVGFDRPGPTHNSGHELTEAGLPRRGGQQHRQPPAGADDQPVAAGQPPQQRESTPPRQPSAQQDGDGSDDWRSTNDERWERAEKLREPKAGGVTPSGLPRRVPKANLVEGTAEQTQQGGPQVSRAPEDVRGRLSNLRRGVLRGRNAGSDTSNTYNQER; encoded by the coding sequence GTGAGGCGAAGGAACGAGGGCCCCGCGGCCCAGCTGGAGCGGGGCAACTTCACGCCGCCGCCGCGGGCCGTCGCATCACCCGGCGCCCCTGCGGACGGCGGTCCCCCCGTCGGCGGCAACGGCGGCAGCCGGCTCTCCCCGCGCAACTGGCGGGTGCCCACCCGGCTGAACGCGATCCTGCTGATCCCGGTCATGGTCGGCCTGGTCATGGGCGGCTTCCAGGTGAAGGGTTCGATCGACACCTGGCGGGAGGCCCAGGACGCCGAGAGGACCGCGCTGATCGTGCGCGCGGCCTCGGAGTACGGCCAGGCGCTGCTCAACGAGCGTGACCTGTCCGCGCAGCCGCTCCTCGCCAACGAGCGTGACGACGAGGGTGTGGCGCAGGTCCGTGCCACCACCGACGCCGCCGCCGCGAAGTTCGACCGGGCCGTGCGGAGTCTGCCCGGGAACCAGGGTCTGGAGCGTCGCCTCAAGCTGTTCCGCCAGGAGGAGCCCACCCTCCCCGATCTGCGCAAGACCGCCTTCGCCAAGGCCATGGACCCGGTGCGGACGGAGGAGGGCTACACCAAGGTCCAGCACTCGCTGATGGAGTTCTCCAACGAGCTCGGGTTCGGCACCGGGAACGTCAGCAGTTACGGGCGTACGGTCTACGCGATCGAGCTGGCCAAGGCCGCAGAATCGCTTCAGCGCGCCATCGGCATGCATCTGCTGGTGCGTCCCAGCGCGGACCGCGCCACGTTCGACGCCCAGGTCCGGACCTTCAGCTCGTACAACTACATGGAGACCATCGCCCTCGCGGAGTTCGTCTCCGGCGGCACGGAGGCCGACGCGGACCGGCTGAAGCAGGTCATGGCCGCCAAGGCCGTCGAGAGCGAGAAGAAGCTCAGGACCGTCAAGGAGCAGGCCGAGGCCGCGGGGCAGCCGTTCGTCGCGCCGCCCGTCGTCAACGGGTCCGCCTACGACGGCATGGCCGAGGAGATCGGCCTGGGCAGGACGCGGGCCCAGCTGAAGGCGAAGGGCATCACGCCCGAGATGTGGATGGCCGCCAGCACCGCGAAGTTCGAGGGCTACAGCACGGTCGAGGCCGAGCTCGTCGACCGGGCGGTGACCGAGGCCGCGGACATCTCGGCCGGTGCCAGGAACGACGCCTTCATCAACGGCGCGGCCGTCGTCGTCGCGCTGCTCGCCGCCTTCGTGCTGGCCGGGCTCATGGCCCGGCAGATGAGCCGGTCGATGCGTCGGTTGCGCACCGCCGCCTTCGACGTCGCCGAACAGCGGCTGCCGTCGCTCGTCGACCAGCTGTCCCGGACCGATCCCGGCCGGGTCGACACCCGGGTCCGGCCGATCCCGATCGACAGCCACGACGAGATCGGCGAGGTCGCCCGCGCCTTCGACCAGGTGCACCGCGAGGCCGTCCGGCTGGCGGCCGAGCAGGCCATGCTCCGGGGCAACGTCAACGCGATCTTCACCAATCTGTCGCGCCGCAACCAGTCGCTCATCGAGGGCCAGCTGACCCTCATCACCGATCTGGAGAACCGCGAGGCCGATCCGGACCAGCTGGCGACCCTCTTCCGGCTGGACCACCTGGCGACCCGGATGCGCCGTAACGGCGAGAACCTCCTCGTCCTCGCGGGCGAGGAGCCCGGCCGCCGCTGGAACCAGCCGGTGCCGCTGGTCGACGTGCTCCGCGCCGCCGCCTCCGAGGTGGAACAGTACGAGCGCATCGAGCTGTCCGGGGTGCCGGAGACCGAGATCCACGGCCAGTCCGTCACCGACCTCGTGCACCTGCTGGCCGAGCTGCTGGAGAACGCCACGATGTTCTCCTCGCCGCAGACCAAGGTGCGGGTCAACGCGACCCGGCTGCCCGACAGCCGGGTGATGATCGAGATCCACGACAAGGGCATCGGTCTGACCGCCGAGGACTTCGCGGACATCAACCACAAGCTGGCCAACCCGCCGACCGTGGACGCCGCGGTGTCGCAGCGCATGGGCCTCTTCGTGGTCGGCCGGCTCGCCGGCCGGCACGACATCCGGGTCCAGCTGCGTCCCTCGGGCGAGCAGGCCGGGACGACGTCCCTGGTGATGCTGCCGGACGCGATCACTCACGGCGGTGGTGGCGAACCCGCCGAGGGCCAGGACGACTTCACCGTCTCGTCGATCATCCCGGAGCAGCAGTCCTTCGAGCCGGAGCCCCAGCGGGCCGATGCCCGGACCGCGGCGGATCTCGGCTTCGACGACTCGCGTTACGAGCGGCCGCCGACCGATCCGGTCGGCCGTTCACTGCTGCGTGAGGAGCGGCGGGCCGCGCTGGGTACGCCTTCGGGCGAGCCCGGCCCGGCGGCCGAGGCGTACCCGCCGCGGCAGGCTCCCTATGACGGCCTTCAGCCGCCCTACGGCGCGCAGCCCGCGTACGACGGGTCGGAAGCCGGGTACGACGGCCCCGCGCAGCCGTACGAGCAGCCGTACGAGCAGCAGCAGGCGGCGTACGCGCCGCAGGAGCCGTACCAGCAGCAGACGCCGTACCCGTCGGAGTACGGGGCGTACCCGCCCGCCACCGGTCCCGTCGAGCCGGACGTCCACCCGGGCCAGGGCGCGTACGGTCAGCCGGCCGGTCACGACCCGCTGGGCGGCCATCCGGAAGCCGCGTACGGCGTCGCCGACGGCGTGCTGCCGCAGTACGGCGAGGAGTTCGGGCAGCGGACCGACCGGTCCCCGCTCGCCGCGTGGCCGGAACAGGCCGGGTATCAGGGCGGGTACGAGCCACTGACGCGGACCGAAGCGGAATCTGCGCCGACCGAGCCCGCCGAGGCGCCCGAGCGCGTAGGCTTCGATCGTCCGGGCCCCACCCACAACTCCGGGCACGAGCTGACCGAAGCGGGTCTGCCGCGCCGGGGCGGCCAGCAGCACAGGCAGCCTCCCGCCGGCGCCGACGACCAGCCCGTCGCCGCGGGACAGCCGCCGCAGCAGCGGGAGTCGACGCCGCCGCGGCAGCCTTCCGCGCAGCAGGACGGCGACGGTTCCGACGACTGGCGCTCGACGAACGACGAGCGCTGGGAGCGGGCCGAGAAGCTTCGTGAGCCGAAGGCGGGCGGGGTCACCCCGTCCGGTCTTCCCAGGCGGGTGCCCAAGGCGAACCTGGTCGAGGGCACGGCGGAGCAGACCCAGCAGGGCGGCCCCCAGGTCTCCCGCGCTCCCGAGGACGTCCGCGGCAGGTTGAGCAATCTGCGGCGGGGGGTCCTGCGGGGACGCAACGCAGGTTCGGACACAAGTAATACCTACAACCAGGAGCGTTAG
- a CDS encoding roadblock/LC7 domain-containing protein: MSQAAQNLNWLITNFVDNTPGVSHTVVVSADGLLLAMSEGFPRDRADQLAAVASGLTSLTAGASRIFEGGAVNQTVVEMERGFLFIMSISDGSSLAVLAHPDADIGLVGYEMALLVDRAGGVLTPDLRAELQGSLLN, from the coding sequence ATGAGCCAGGCGGCGCAGAATCTGAACTGGTTGATCACCAACTTCGTGGACAACACCCCCGGGGTGTCGCACACGGTGGTGGTCTCCGCCGACGGACTCCTGCTGGCGATGTCCGAGGGTTTCCCACGCGACCGCGCCGACCAGCTGGCGGCCGTCGCCTCCGGTCTGACCTCGCTGACCGCCGGCGCCTCGCGGATCTTCGAGGGCGGCGCGGTGAACCAGACCGTGGTGGAGATGGAGCGGGGATTCCTCTTCATCATGTCCATCTCGGACGGTTCCTCACTGGCCGTGCTCGCCCACCCGGACGCCGACATCGGTCTGGTCGGGTACGAGATGGCGCTTCTGGTCGACCGCGCGGGCGGGGTCCTCACCCCGGACCTCCGCGCCGAACTCCAGGGAAGCCTTCTCAACTGA
- a CDS encoding DUF742 domain-containing protein, protein MATPPDGNPHDGTHRVPGAYGENRFAAPSAQDGYGSQEPYRPHRSPQPSQAQDSQWPPRSHRPPWQQQSPRGHSPQRPPGVQPEQPWGTQEPAAPAAHNPLVRPYAMTGGRTRPRYQLAIEALVSTTADPSRLQGQLPEHQRICRLCFEIKSVAEISALLSIPLGVARILVADLAEAGLVAIHQPGGDETAGGQPDVTLLERVLSGLRKL, encoded by the coding sequence GTGGCAACACCACCGGACGGCAACCCCCATGACGGTACGCACCGCGTTCCGGGCGCGTACGGCGAGAACCGTTTCGCCGCCCCCTCCGCGCAGGACGGGTACGGCTCCCAGGAGCCCTACCGGCCGCACCGGTCACCTCAGCCCTCTCAGGCGCAGGATTCGCAGTGGCCGCCGCGGTCGCATCGACCGCCGTGGCAGCAGCAGTCCCCTCGCGGTCATTCACCCCAGCGGCCACCGGGTGTCCAGCCGGAGCAGCCGTGGGGAACCCAAGAGCCTGCCGCGCCCGCGGCGCACAATCCGCTGGTCCGTCCGTACGCCATGACCGGCGGCCGGACGCGTCCGCGTTACCAGCTCGCCATCGAGGCGCTGGTAAGTACGACGGCCGATCCGTCCCGGTTGCAAGGGCAGTTGCCCGAACACCAGCGGATCTGCCGGCTGTGCTTCGAGATCAAGTCGGTTGCCGAGATCTCGGCCCTTCTCTCGATCCCCCTCGGCGTTGCCCGAATCCTCGTAGCCGACCTGGCAGAGGCCGGACTCGTCGCTATCCATCAGCCCGGCGGCGACGAGACCGCCGGCGGCCAGCCAGATGTGACACTGCTCGAAAGGGTGCTCAGTGGACTTCGCAAGCTCTAG
- a CDS encoding acyl-CoA carboxylase subunit beta, whose amino-acid sequence MTVVDETPAEPSDTRGRVAELRALREQARRGPSDRATEAQHAKGKLTARERIALLLDEGSFKEVEQLRRHRATGFGLDAKKPYTDGVITGWGTVDGRTVFVYAHDFRIFGGALGEAHATKIHKIMDMAISAGAPLVSLNDGAGARIQEGVSALAGYGGIFQRNTRASGVIPQISVMLGPCAGGAAYSPALTDFVFMVRETSQMFITGPDVVKAVTGEEITQNGLGGADVHAETSGVAHFAYDDEETCIAEVRYLIGMLPSNNRENPPAVPSDDPADRRGDVLLDLVPADGNRPYDMHKVIEELVDDGDHLEIHERWARNIICALARLDGQVVGIVANQPQSLAGVLDIEASEKAARFVQMCDAFNIPIVTLLDVPGFLPGVDQEHGGIIRHGAKLLYAYCNATVPRISLILRKAYGGAYIVMDSQSIGADLTYAWPTNEIAVMGAEGAANVIFRRQIADAEDPDAMRARMVKEYKAELMHPYYAAERGLVDDVIDPAETREILIASLAMLRTKHADLPSRKHGNPPQ is encoded by the coding sequence ATGACCGTTGTGGACGAGACCCCCGCCGAGCCGAGTGACACGCGTGGCCGCGTGGCCGAGCTGCGCGCACTGCGCGAACAGGCCAGGCGCGGACCGAGCGACCGCGCGACCGAGGCGCAGCACGCGAAGGGCAAGCTGACCGCCCGGGAACGCATCGCGCTGCTCCTGGACGAGGGTTCGTTCAAGGAGGTCGAGCAGCTGCGCAGGCACCGGGCCACCGGATTCGGCCTGGACGCGAAGAAGCCGTACACCGACGGTGTCATCACCGGCTGGGGCACGGTCGACGGCCGTACGGTCTTCGTGTACGCGCACGACTTCCGGATCTTCGGCGGGGCGCTCGGCGAGGCCCACGCCACGAAGATCCACAAGATCATGGACATGGCCATCTCGGCAGGTGCGCCGCTGGTCTCGCTGAACGACGGCGCCGGCGCCCGCATCCAGGAGGGTGTCTCGGCGCTCGCCGGGTACGGCGGCATCTTCCAGCGCAACACCCGTGCCTCCGGTGTCATCCCGCAGATCAGCGTGATGCTCGGCCCGTGCGCCGGCGGCGCCGCGTACAGCCCGGCGCTGACGGACTTCGTGTTCATGGTCCGCGAGACCTCGCAGATGTTCATCACCGGACCGGACGTCGTGAAGGCGGTCACCGGCGAGGAGATCACCCAGAACGGCCTCGGTGGCGCCGACGTGCACGCCGAGACCTCGGGCGTCGCGCACTTCGCGTACGACGACGAGGAGACCTGCATCGCCGAGGTGCGCTACCTCATCGGGATGCTCCCCTCCAACAACCGGGAGAACCCGCCCGCCGTCCCGAGCGACGACCCGGCCGACCGGCGCGGTGACGTGCTGCTGGACCTGGTCCCCGCCGACGGCAACCGCCCGTACGACATGCACAAGGTCATCGAGGAGCTCGTCGACGACGGCGATCACCTGGAGATCCACGAGCGCTGGGCGCGCAACATCATCTGCGCCCTGGCCCGGCTCGACGGCCAGGTCGTCGGCATCGTGGCCAACCAGCCGCAGTCACTGGCCGGCGTGCTGGACATCGAGGCGTCCGAGAAGGCCGCGCGGTTCGTCCAGATGTGTGATGCCTTCAACATCCCCATCGTCACCCTTTTGGATGTCCCCGGCTTCCTTCCCGGGGTGGACCAGGAGCACGGTGGGATCATCCGGCACGGTGCGAAGCTGCTCTACGCGTACTGCAACGCCACCGTGCCGCGGATCTCGCTGATCCTGCGCAAGGCCTACGGAGGCGCGTACATCGTGATGGACAGCCAGTCCATCGGCGCCGACCTGACCTACGCGTGGCCCACCAACGAGATCGCCGTGATGGGCGCCGAGGGCGCCGCCAACGTCATCTTCCGCCGTCAGATCGCCGACGCCGAGGACCCCGACGCCATGCGTGCCCGGATGGTCAAGGAGTACAAGGCCGAGCTGATGCACCCGTACTACGCCGCCGAGCGCGGACTGGTCGACGACGTCATCGACCCCGCCGAGACGCGCGAGATCCTGATCGCCTCACTCGCGATGCTCCGGACCAAGCACGCGGACCTGCCGTCCCGCAAGCACGGCAACCCCCCGCAGTGA
- a CDS encoding ATP/GTP-binding protein, producing the protein MDFASSSGGAARATTSAKIVVAGGFGVGKTTFVGAVSEINPLRTEAVMTSASAGIDDLTHTGDKTTTTVAMDFGRITLDQDLILYLFGTPGQDRFWFMWDDLVRGAIGAVVLVDTRRLADCFPAVDYFENSGLPFVIALNGFDGHQPYTPDEVREALQIGPDTPIITTDARHRADAKSGLITLVEHALMARLK; encoded by the coding sequence GTGGACTTCGCAAGCTCTAGCGGCGGTGCGGCACGGGCCACTACCTCCGCGAAGATCGTGGTGGCAGGGGGCTTCGGCGTGGGTAAGACCACGTTCGTCGGTGCCGTTTCGGAGATCAATCCGCTGCGCACCGAAGCCGTGATGACGTCCGCGTCCGCGGGCATCGACGACCTGACGCACACCGGGGACAAGACCACCACCACGGTGGCCATGGACTTCGGCCGCATCACCCTGGACCAGGACCTGATCCTGTACCTCTTCGGCACCCCCGGCCAGGACCGCTTCTGGTTCATGTGGGACGACCTCGTCCGCGGCGCCATCGGCGCCGTCGTCCTCGTCGACACCCGCCGCCTCGCCGACTGCTTCCCCGCCGTCGACTACTTCGAGAACAGCGGACTCCCCTTCGTCATCGCCCTCAACGGCTTCGACGGACACCAGCCCTACACCCCCGACGAAGTACGCGAAGCACTCCAGATCGGCCCCGACACCCCGATCATCACGACGGACGCCAGGCATCGTGCGGATGCCAAGAGCGGTCTGATCACGCTGGTCGAGCACGCCCTGATGGCACGGCTCAAGTAG
- a CDS encoding roadblock/LC7 domain-containing protein, which yields MSQAAQNLNWLITNFVDNTPGVSHTVVVSADGLLLAMSEGFPRDRADQLAAVASGLTSLTAGASRIFEGGAVSQTVVEMERGFLFLMSISDGSSLAVLSHPDADIGLVGYEMALLVDRAGTVLTPDLRAELQGSLLH from the coding sequence ATGAGTCAGGCCGCACAGAATCTGAACTGGTTGATCACCAACTTCGTGGACAACACCCCCGGGGTGTCGCACACGGTGGTGGTCTCCGCCGACGGACTCCTGCTGGCGATGTCCGAAGGTTTCCCACGCGACCGCGCCGACCAGCTGGCGGCCGTCGCCTCCGGTCTGACCTCGCTGACCGCCGGCGCCTCCCGGATCTTCGAAGGGGGGGCCGTCAGTCAGACGGTGGTGGAGATGGAGCGCGGTTTCCTCTTCCTCATGTCCATATCCGACGGTTCCTCACTGGCCGTTCTCTCCCACCCGGACGCCGACATCGGTCTGGTCGGGTACGAGATGGCGCTTCTGGTCGACCGCGCGGGCACTGTCCTCACCCCGGACCTCCGTGCCGAACTCCAGGGCAGTCTGCTTCACTAG